AATTTGGTAGCGTCCAGCGACTGTTTGACCCAGCATGAAATTTACCCTTGTTCCTAGAATTACTCACTCACAGATTTGTTAATCTTGATTTTTACACATAAGTTATATCATGTCCGTTTAAACACTTATGATATCTGTGGAGGTCGGTAATTGGGAATTGGTAATTGGTAATTGGTTTTGAGTATTACCTATTACCCATTACCTATTACCTATTACCTATTACCAAGCAAACCGACTATATCGTAAGTAATTAACCGAACTTGATATTATAGCGGTTTTTCATTGTCTGTAATACACTTTCGCTTGGGGAGTTAGGAGTTAGGAGTTAGGAGTTATTTCTCCCCTGCCCCCCTGCCCCCCTGCTCCCCTACCCCCCTGCTCTCGATTCCCAAGACAGTAAATTAAATGACATTAGCCTATGAGTCTTAGTCTGTGCATGATTGTCAAAAATGAAGAAGCCGCACTACCGCAATGCTTGAGCAGTGTTAAAAATGTTGTAGATGAAATGATAGTGCTGGATACAGGGTCAAGCGATCGCACTCTTCATATTGCTAAACAATTTGGTGCAAAAGTTCATCACTTTGAATGGTGTAACAATTTCAGTGCTGCTCGCAATGCTGCTCTCAAATATGTTACTGGTGATTGGATTCTGGTATTAGATGCCGATGAAACACTGACAGCAAATATTGTGCCGCACATCAAAGCAGTCATGCAAAGAGAAGAATATCTGCTGATTAACCTCATCCGTCAAGAAGTTGGTGCAGTACAATCACCCTATTCCTTGGTTTCTAGGCTATTTCGCAATCATCCAGATATTCGCTTTGAACGTCCCTATCATGCCTTAGTGGATGACAGCGTGTCTGTGATTTTAACCAAGGAACCCCATTGGCAGATAGGTTATTTGCAAGGAGTGGCAATTTTACATAAAGGATATCAAAAAACTGCCATCGCCCAAAATAATAAATATGCTAAAGCACAAGTGGCGATGGAAGAGTTTCTGGCTACCCATCCTCATGATCCATATGTTTGTAGTAAATTGGGGGCGTTGTATGTAGAAACTGGCAAAATCACCAAAGGTATAGAGTTACTCAAACGAGGAGTTGCAGCTAGTGAAGAAAACTATGAAATTTTGTATGAACTGCACTACCATTTAGGCATTGCCCACAGTCATTTGCAAAACTCACAACAAGCAATTTACCACTATCAAGCTGCCATTAAATTGCCAATTTATCCCATGCTCAAACTAGGAGCATACAACAATCTGGGCAATTTACTTAAAGCATCTGGAAATCTTAACGGTGCAAAAACAGCTTACGAAACTGCTTTGAAAATAGACCCTGATTTTGCTGCTGGACATTATAATTTGGGGATGATATTGAAAGCTTTGGGCTTATTGACAGATGCGATCGCCTCTTACCAAAAAGCCATCAGGTTAAATCCCAGTTATGCCGAAGCTTATCAAAATTTAGGAGTCGTATTGTTGAAACTTGGCAATGTCCAAGCTAGTTTAACAGCTTTTGGTAATGCGATCGTGCTTCACGAACAGCAAAACCCCGAAGAGGCAAAGAGATTACGTCAGGGTTTGCGAGACATGGGTTTAATTAAGTCGTAAGCCTCTGTTAGAGCCGTTTTTCGCTTTTGCGACACATAAAAAAACACTTTCTTCCCCCACTCCCTGTGTTTCTTCAGAGTCAGTTCACAAGATAGTGATTGCATAATTTATAGAAAAAAGGTATACACCTAAAGACTAGGATATTGCGTAATTATGCAGCGCAGACCAGAATCTAGTACACTTGCACCTATGCGGCGATCACTAATTATTTCATTAGTGGGGCTAACTGCCCTGATTATGGCTCATGGTATGGCACTGCTCTACCAAATTCAGCCAGGAATATCTTTATGGTATCCGCCATCGGGAGTTGCGATCGCCCTGACATTCTGGTTTGGCCCCTATGGTATTGTCCTGACAGGGGTTGCATCGCTACTAATGTCACCTTTTTGGGGATTGCATGGTTGGAATCAATTAGCTGCTTTAATTGGTATCATCGAACCTTTGATTGCCTGGTTACTTTACCGTCGTCTGTGGCGGGGTTCGCTAACATTCAATAACCTCAAAGATGCTGCTATTTTTACCTTGAGTGTACCGTTAGTAGCGTCTAGTAGTGTAGCTATAGTTGGCAACTTGGTTTGGGTAGCGCTAGGCCAAATGTCTGCTGACGAATTAGCTCTAAATATTCCTCATTGGTGGTTGGGTAATGCCATAGGAGTTATGGCAATTACGCCTACCGTTCTTTTAATAGTAACTCCATGCTTGCAATTTTGGAGGTTGTTACCCAATTCAGAATTATTAAACACTTCATCCAATTTAAATTTCCAGTTATCGCGCCGTTTGTTAATAGAATTATCCGCCATATTATTCTTTTGTATAGCCACAGCAATTATCACCGTTTCAGAAACTCACGAATCAGGTTTTAAGTTCCAACAGTTATCATTTTTAAGCTTTGTTCCAGTGATGTGGGCTGCTACCCGCTTTGGAGTCACCAGCGGTATGTTAATTTCTAGCTTCTGTGTACTGGTGACATTGTTATGCTACCTAATTGCCTATCCCAACAGTATATCGTTGCCTACTTTTCCAGTACAAGCAGAAGTTTTGCACGTCCATAAACTGAGTTTATTGGTACAGTGTGTAGTGAGTTTGCTAGTGGGAGTTGCCATTACAGAAAGAGCAAAGATTCAAGTAGCCTTGGCTGTGGAAAGGGTACGATTGGGAGAATATCAAGCCCGTGCAGAACTATCGGAAAAACTCATTGAAGTGAATAATTCACTTGTAAAAACTAACGCTCGTCTTGAGGAATATAATCAAGAAAAAGATGAATTGCTCAAACGCGAACAAGCTCTTCGCCGTCGGCTTGGTAATATTTTAGAAGGCATGACTGATGCATTTATTGCTGTTAATCGAGACTGGCAAATTACTTATGTAAATCAACAAGCTGCCAAAATTCAAGGAGTAGCACCAGAAAACCTGATTGGTAAAAATTACTGGGAACAGTGGCCCGCCACTAAAGGTACAAAATTTGATCAAGAATATTGGCGATCGCTTAATCAAGAAATACCTGTCCATTTTGAGGCATTCTATGAAACATACGACATGTGGTTTGAAATCCACGCCTACCCTTTTGAAGATGGTTTTGGTATATTTTTGAGAAATATTACTGAACGTAAGCAGGCAGAAGTAGAGCGCGAAAATCTGTTAACGCGAGAACAAACTGCACGCAGTGAAGCCGAAGCAGCCAACCGATATAAGGATCAATTCCTAGCAGTCCTCTCTCATGAATTACGTACTCCGCTCAATCCTATATTGGGTTGGGTAATATTATTGAGGAGCCGTAAATTAGAAGGAGAAACCCTACTTCGGGGATTAGAAACCATCGAACGCAATACTAAATTGCAAATTAAATTGATTGAAGATTTATTAGATGTCTCTCGCATTCAGCAAGGAAAATTAGTTTTAAATATTCAGCCTGTTAATTTAGTTAAAGCTATTGAAGAAGCGTTAGAAACTGTACATTTAGCAGTGGAAGCAAAAAATATTCAAATTCAAACTTTATTTGAACCAAATATAGGAATGATTTCAGGAGACGCAGCGCGTCTCCAACAAATTTTTTGGAACTTACTTTCCAATGCAGTTAAATTTACTCCATCAGGAGGGCAAATACAAGTGCGGCTAGTACAGGTTGACAACTTTGTTGAGCTGCAAATTCAAGATACTGGAAAGGGCATTAACGCTGAATTTATACCCCATATTTTTGAATATTTTCGTCAAGCAGATGGAGCAATTACTCGACAATTTGGTGGATTAGGTTTAGGACTAGCTATTACTCGTCATTTGACTGAGTTGCATGGTGGAACTGTCAAAGCAGAGAGTCTAGGAGAAGGTATGGGGGCAACATTTACAGTCAGATTACCATTGATGCTCAATATTACACAAAAAGACGAAAATACTGTCAAACAACATAATTATTTAAATTTAGAAGGACTGCATATTTTAGTAGTAGATGATGAGATAGATACACGGGATTTTCTTTCGATAATGCTCAAACAATTTGGAGCAATGGTATCAGTGGTAGCATCGGCAGGAGAAGCCTTAGAATTCATTGCCAAATCCAAAATTGATTTACTATTAAGTGATATTGGTATGCCAGGAATAGATGGCTACATGCTCATGCATTTAATTAGAGCAATGCCACCAGAACAAGGAGGGCAAATTCCAGCGATCGCGTTAACTGCTTATGCTGGAGAAATGAACCAAAAACAAGCATTGTCAGCGGGGTATCAGCTGCATTTAGTTAAGCCCGTAGAACCAGATGTATTGTTAAAGGCAATAACGCAAGTTTTAGCGCAACCAAGTTTCAACTAACAATTTATGCACAAAAATAAAGTTAGCAAAGCTGTGATTCCGGCTGCTGGTTTCGGTACTCGTTTGTTTCCAGCGACGAAAGTTGTCAAAAAAGAACTTTTCCCAATTATTGATCGAGATGGCAGAGCAAAACCCGTGATTCTGGCAATTGTTGAAGAAGCAATCAGTGCTGGAATTACAGAAATTGGCATTGTGGTGCAGCCAGATGACGTAGCCATTTTCACAGATTTATTTAAAAATCCACCATCAACAGAACTTTTGCAGAAACTTTCACCTCAAAATCAAGAATACAGCCAATATTTGCAAGATTTGGGCAGTAAAATAGTCATCTTAACGCAAGAGAAACAAGAAGGCTACGGTCATGCAGTATTTTGTGCTAAAGACTGGGTACAGAATGAGCCATTTCTGTTAATGCTGGGCGATCATGTTTATAGTTCTGACACGGAAATATCTTGCTCTCGTCAAATTTTGAATGTTTACGAACAAGTCAATGAAAGTGTTGTGAGCTTAACAATTATGCCAGAAACAATGCTTTATAAAGCTGGTTGCGTGAAAGGAGAATGGCAAGAATTAAACTCAATTTTAACAGTAACCCAAGTCTACGAAAAACCTACTATTGATTATGCACAACAGCATTTACATGTAGAAGGAATGGCAGAAGATGAGTTTTTATGTATATTTGGATTGTATGTACTCACGCCAATAATTTTTGATTGTTTAGCAGAAAACATCAATAAAAACTTGCGCGATCGCGGTGAATTTCAGCTAACAACCACTCTTGATAATTTGCGACAACAAGAGGGAATGACGGGATATCTTGTCAAAGGAAAGTGTTTTGATACAGGATTGCCAGATGCTTATCGACAGACAATAATTGATTATAAGTAGGGAATAGGGTATGGGGTGTCACTGCGGTGAAGCAATGGAATCTTGGGGTTTTCCCCAAGTCGAGCAAATAGTTACGATTTATGAAGAAATGAAATTTGAAATGCCTTTGCTGCAATGGTAAAAAATCATTGCTGTAGTCACACAAATTGCCTTAAATCAACTAAGTTTCTACTCAGAAACCCCACATACAAAGGCTGTGGGCAAAGCGCGATCGCGCAGTGGCTCCACCCTGCGGGAAGCTGTACAAGCGTCTACAGCACACAGCACTTTGCTATATTGCTGGTTAACAAATCATCAAGCTTGGGAATTCTAACAAGAGCAATACTCAAAGCTAACTTCCAGGTCAGAGATGTTCCCAACACTAACTTTTCCAAAAATCCGTTTTCGGTATCATCGCACCCTATTAATCGGGTTTTTGATCCTGCTACCCATTCACTTTGCTCTGGCCAAGTTAGCAACAGTATTTACGTTTTCAGATGGGTCAGCTGCAATTTGGCCTTCATCTGGCGTTTTCTTGGCAACGCTACTGTTATTTGGGCGGCAGTTTTGGATTGTGTTGCTGCTTTGTGATTTCATTATTAATCGGGTGCTTTTTTTCAATACACTTGCTTCTTTGGTAGTTGCATCGCTTAATACAATCGATTCAGTAATTATTACTAGCTTAGTGATTCGCTTTATTGCAGCACCCTACCCATTTAATCGTACACAAGATGCTATTAAATTTATTGCTTCGCTCCTCCCTTTTACACCTTTAACTGGCTTAATTGGGGCAACAACTCAGTGTATTGTCGGCATGTCACCCTGGGATAACTTTCGGCTGCTGTGGCTGGCGTGGTATATTATTACAGTTGTGAGTATGTTAATTGTTGCTCCGGCATTATTAACGTTGTTTGAGCATTTCCGCACCCGTCAGCAATTTAAACGAACTTTAATCGCCGAATTTGTTTTAGTCATAGCACTGTTAGTCGGCATTGGGTGTACAGCCTTTTGGAGCAACAATCCGGTAGAGTATATGATGGTGCTGCCGTTGCTGTGGGCTGCTTTTCGCTTACAACAGTGGCAAACTACACTTTTAATTATTGTCATGGCCAGCATTGGAATTGTTGGTACGTCTAAAGGATTTGGATCATTTGCTAAAGACTCAGTTGGTACTTCTCTGCTGCTGTTGCAATCTTTTATGAGTGCATTGACTATTGCAACATTAATTTTGTCAGCAGCAATGCAAGAAAATCGCACCTCGTCCAGCCAACTAGAACAAGCCAATAATGAGCTAGAACATCGCGTTGAGCAGCGAACTGCGGAACTTCAGCAAACTCTACAAGAACTGCAAATTATGCAGGCGCAGCTGATTCAGAGAGAAAAAATGTCAAGCTTAGGGCAGTTGGTAGCTGGTGTGGCACATGAAATTAATAATCCAGTCAACTTCATTCATGGCAACCTGATCCATGTGCAAGAATATACTAAAAATTTATTAGCGTTTATAGAGTTACAGCAGCAGTATAATCCTGACCCTGCTTTGGAAATTTTAACAGCTGCCGAGGATATCGATTTGGAGTTTTTGCAGGAAGACTTACCAAAAATATTGTCTTCCATGAAGTTAGGCACCGATCGCATTCGTCAAATTGTGTTGTCGTTACGAAATTTCTCTCGTATGGACGAAGCTGAATTTAAAGCTGTTGATATTCACGCAGGTATCGACAGCACCTTGATGATTCTGCAACACCGTCTCAAAGCCACATCAGAACGAGAAGAAATAGAAGTGATCAAAGATTACGGTAATCTTCCCCTAGTAGAATGTTATGCCGGACAACTTAACCAGGTATTTATGAATATTCTGGCGAATGCAATTGATGCTTTAGAAGAGGGTAATGCCAAACAAATAAAAGATCAACCCAATCGACTGACAATTCGCACAGATGTTGTTGATGCCACCTGGGTAGAAGTCGCGATCGCTGATAATGGAATTGGTATGTCAACCAACATTCAGCAACGAATATTTGATCCCTTCTTTACCACTAAACCGATTGGCAAAGGAACCGGTATGGGGATGTCCATCAGTTATCAAATTGTTACGGAAAACCATAACGGGAAATTAAAGTGTCACTCAACTCCTAATCAAGGAACTGAGTTCATCATTCAAGTTCCTCTCCAGCAACAAGCTCATCATGCTGTTTAAATTTGGGCAACTACTTATGCAGGGGAGCAGGGGAGAAGGGGAGCAGGGGAGAAGGGGAGAAGGGGAGCAGGGGAGCAGGGGAGCAGGGGAGAAAATTCTACCTCATCCCCCTCATCCCCCTCATCCCCCTCATCCCCCTCATCCCCCCCATCCCCCCCATCCCCCTACTCCCCATATCTGATGAAATAATTGCGATCGCGCTCTTAAACGCCACCAAATTGCGATCGTGGGTTGGGGATTTATTGTTTCTGAATTTCCTAATTTACTGATAGGGTAACGAAACCAACACACATTTATGTAAGTAGCGGGTTCATAAGCCGACAGCCATGTTTGCTCGTAGCGTACCAAATCACTCAGCCACAATGGCTCTATGCCTTCTTCCTGAGCAACTTTGATGATAAAGTTAGCAAAAGCGATCGCATCTTCTCTGTGTTTTTTAATT
Above is a window of Nostoc sp. UHCC 0702 DNA encoding:
- a CDS encoding UTP--glucose-1-phosphate uridylyltransferase is translated as MHKNKVSKAVIPAAGFGTRLFPATKVVKKELFPIIDRDGRAKPVILAIVEEAISAGITEIGIVVQPDDVAIFTDLFKNPPSTELLQKLSPQNQEYSQYLQDLGSKIVILTQEKQEGYGHAVFCAKDWVQNEPFLLMLGDHVYSSDTEISCSRQILNVYEQVNESVVSLTIMPETMLYKAGCVKGEWQELNSILTVTQVYEKPTIDYAQQHLHVEGMAEDEFLCIFGLYVLTPIIFDCLAENINKNLRDRGEFQLTTTLDNLRQQEGMTGYLVKGKCFDTGLPDAYRQTIIDYK
- a CDS encoding tetratricopeptide repeat protein encodes the protein MSLSLCMIVKNEEAALPQCLSSVKNVVDEMIVLDTGSSDRTLHIAKQFGAKVHHFEWCNNFSAARNAALKYVTGDWILVLDADETLTANIVPHIKAVMQREEYLLINLIRQEVGAVQSPYSLVSRLFRNHPDIRFERPYHALVDDSVSVILTKEPHWQIGYLQGVAILHKGYQKTAIAQNNKYAKAQVAMEEFLATHPHDPYVCSKLGALYVETGKITKGIELLKRGVAASEENYEILYELHYHLGIAHSHLQNSQQAIYHYQAAIKLPIYPMLKLGAYNNLGNLLKASGNLNGAKTAYETALKIDPDFAAGHYNLGMILKALGLLTDAIASYQKAIRLNPSYAEAYQNLGVVLLKLGNVQASLTAFGNAIVLHEQQNPEEAKRLRQGLRDMGLIKS
- a CDS encoding MASE1 domain-containing protein produces the protein MQRRPESSTLAPMRRSLIISLVGLTALIMAHGMALLYQIQPGISLWYPPSGVAIALTFWFGPYGIVLTGVASLLMSPFWGLHGWNQLAALIGIIEPLIAWLLYRRLWRGSLTFNNLKDAAIFTLSVPLVASSSVAIVGNLVWVALGQMSADELALNIPHWWLGNAIGVMAITPTVLLIVTPCLQFWRLLPNSELLNTSSNLNFQLSRRLLIELSAILFFCIATAIITVSETHESGFKFQQLSFLSFVPVMWAATRFGVTSGMLISSFCVLVTLLCYLIAYPNSISLPTFPVQAEVLHVHKLSLLVQCVVSLLVGVAITERAKIQVALAVERVRLGEYQARAELSEKLIEVNNSLVKTNARLEEYNQEKDELLKREQALRRRLGNILEGMTDAFIAVNRDWQITYVNQQAAKIQGVAPENLIGKNYWEQWPATKGTKFDQEYWRSLNQEIPVHFEAFYETYDMWFEIHAYPFEDGFGIFLRNITERKQAEVERENLLTREQTARSEAEAANRYKDQFLAVLSHELRTPLNPILGWVILLRSRKLEGETLLRGLETIERNTKLQIKLIEDLLDVSRIQQGKLVLNIQPVNLVKAIEEALETVHLAVEAKNIQIQTLFEPNIGMISGDAARLQQIFWNLLSNAVKFTPSGGQIQVRLVQVDNFVELQIQDTGKGINAEFIPHIFEYFRQADGAITRQFGGLGLGLAITRHLTELHGGTVKAESLGEGMGATFTVRLPLMLNITQKDENTVKQHNYLNLEGLHILVVDDEIDTRDFLSIMLKQFGAMVSVVASAGEALEFIAKSKIDLLLSDIGMPGIDGYMLMHLIRAMPPEQGGQIPAIALTAYAGEMNQKQALSAGYQLHLVKPVEPDVLLKAITQVLAQPSFN
- a CDS encoding MASE1 domain-containing protein, which translates into the protein MFPTLTFPKIRFRYHRTLLIGFLILLPIHFALAKLATVFTFSDGSAAIWPSSGVFLATLLLFGRQFWIVLLLCDFIINRVLFFNTLASLVVASLNTIDSVIITSLVIRFIAAPYPFNRTQDAIKFIASLLPFTPLTGLIGATTQCIVGMSPWDNFRLLWLAWYIITVVSMLIVAPALLTLFEHFRTRQQFKRTLIAEFVLVIALLVGIGCTAFWSNNPVEYMMVLPLLWAAFRLQQWQTTLLIIVMASIGIVGTSKGFGSFAKDSVGTSLLLLQSFMSALTIATLILSAAMQENRTSSSQLEQANNELEHRVEQRTAELQQTLQELQIMQAQLIQREKMSSLGQLVAGVAHEINNPVNFIHGNLIHVQEYTKNLLAFIELQQQYNPDPALEILTAAEDIDLEFLQEDLPKILSSMKLGTDRIRQIVLSLRNFSRMDEAEFKAVDIHAGIDSTLMILQHRLKATSEREEIEVIKDYGNLPLVECYAGQLNQVFMNILANAIDALEEGNAKQIKDQPNRLTIRTDVVDATWVEVAIADNGIGMSTNIQQRIFDPFFTTKPIGKGTGMGMSISYQIVTENHNGKLKCHSTPNQGTEFIIQVPLQQQAHHAV